A single region of the Natronincola ferrireducens genome encodes:
- the rpsI gene encoding 30S ribosomal protein S9, translated as MAKVAYYGTGRRKKSIARVRLVPGEGNVTINKRDIDEYLDYETLKREVRRPLELTNTLGKYDVIATVKGGGFTGQAGALRHGISRALIKADEELRGILKKAGFLTRDARMKERKKYGLKAARRAPQFSKR; from the coding sequence ATGGCAAAAGTAGCTTATTACGGAACTGGTAGAAGAAAAAAATCAATTGCTAGAGTAAGATTAGTTCCTGGTGAAGGAAACGTAACTATAAATAAACGTGACATTGATGAATATTTAGACTATGAAACATTAAAGAGAGAAGTTAGACGTCCATTAGAATTAACTAACACTCTTGGTAAATACGACGTTATCGCAACTGTAAAAGGTGGCGGCTTCACTGGTCAAGCTGGTGCTTTAAGACATGGTATCTCAAGAGCTCTAATCAAAGCAGATGAAGAGTTGAGAGGAATCTTAAAAAAAGCTGGTTTCTTAACTAGAGATGCAAGAATGAAGGAAAGAAAGAAATACGGTTTAAAAGCTGCGAGACGTGCACCACAGTTCTCAAAAAGATAA
- a CDS encoding tyrosine-type recombinase/integrase, whose amino-acid sequence MRLPNGYGSVYKLSGNRRKPWIARKTIGWNDEGKQLYQTIGYYESRKIALQALADFNKNPYSVEVSTVTFSEIFEKWSTEKFPKISRSNQSGYNSAYNHALSLHDLKFVDIRTAHLQGVIDNCTKGHGTLRKIKVLFSQLYAYTMANDIINKDYSNYIDIGKNEDESTREPFTKEEIQVLWDNVGRMDFIDTILIMIYTGLRPGELLLINAADINLENRTMRGGIKTSAGKNRLIPISKKVMPFIEKRVSKGNEFLVANHEQKQMRYWNYYEEKWKKIMEQLEMNHKPHDCRHTFASLMDSAGANKLCIKRIMGHASKDITDKIYTHKDIEELKEAIDLL is encoded by the coding sequence ATGAGATTACCTAACGGATACGGTTCAGTTTATAAGTTATCTGGCAATAGAAGAAAGCCTTGGATAGCCAGAAAGACAATCGGTTGGAACGATGAAGGAAAACAGTTATATCAAACGATAGGCTATTACGAGAGTAGAAAAATAGCTCTACAAGCTCTTGCTGATTTTAATAAAAATCCTTATAGTGTTGAGGTATCAACTGTTACATTCTCAGAGATATTTGAAAAATGGTCTACTGAAAAGTTTCCTAAAATATCAAGATCTAACCAAAGTGGATACAACTCCGCATACAACCATGCTCTATCTTTACATGATCTAAAATTTGTAGACATTAGAACAGCACACCTACAGGGAGTAATTGATAATTGCACTAAAGGACATGGTACGCTAAGAAAAATAAAAGTTTTATTCAGCCAGTTATATGCTTATACCATGGCCAATGATATTATTAATAAGGATTATTCGAACTATATAGATATTGGAAAAAATGAAGATGAGTCTACCAGAGAACCTTTTACTAAAGAAGAGATTCAGGTACTGTGGGACAATGTAGGTAGAATGGACTTTATAGATACAATCCTAATCATGATTTACACTGGATTAAGACCCGGGGAGTTGCTTTTAATTAATGCTGCAGATATAAATCTGGAAAATCGAACTATGCGTGGCGGTATTAAAACAAGTGCTGGTAAAAATAGACTTATACCTATTAGTAAAAAAGTTATGCCATTTATTGAAAAGCGGGTTTCGAAAGGTAATGAGTTTCTAGTTGCTAATCATGAGCAAAAACAAATGAGATACTGGAACTACTATGAAGAAAAATGGAAGAAAATAATGGAGCAATTAGAGATGAATCATAAGCCTCATGACTGCAGACATACCTTTGCCTCTTTAATGGATTCAGCAGGTGCAAATAAGCTTTGTATAAAACGTATTATGGGCCATGCTAGCAAGGATATAACTGACAAAATTTATACCCATAAGGACATTGAAGAGTTAAAAGAAGCTATAGATTTATTATAA
- the dinD gene encoding DNA damage-inducible protein D has product MSKLMEKDGQSIFESIKKINEYGAEYWSARDLAKVLDYKDFRNFETAIEKAKKSCETSDHNVSDHFVEATKMVQLGSNSEREVKDYHLSRYACYLLIQNADPSKSMVALGQTYFAVQTRKQELQEEFELMDEEKKRLAIRNELKEHNKKLVDAANSAGVKSNMEYAIFQNHGYQGLYGGLNAKDIHERKQLKKSQKILDHMGSTELAANLFRATQTEEKLKRDKVKGKHNANKTHFEVGKKVRDTIEELGGTMPEDLPVLEDIKKVEKKHKKLTRNT; this is encoded by the coding sequence ATGTCTAAGTTAATGGAAAAAGATGGACAATCAATATTTGAAAGCATCAAGAAAATTAATGAGTATGGTGCCGAATATTGGTCTGCTAGAGATTTAGCCAAAGTTCTTGATTATAAGGATTTCAGAAATTTTGAAACCGCTATAGAAAAAGCTAAGAAATCTTGCGAAACTAGCGATCACAATGTGTCAGACCATTTCGTTGAAGCCACCAAAATGGTTCAACTTGGCTCAAATTCAGAAAGAGAAGTAAAAGATTACCATCTCTCAAGATATGCTTGCTACCTATTAATACAGAATGCAGATCCATCCAAATCAATGGTTGCTCTTGGACAAACTTATTTTGCAGTCCAAACAAGAAAACAGGAATTGCAAGAAGAGTTTGAGCTTATGGATGAAGAAAAGAAAAGATTAGCTATTAGAAATGAATTAAAGGAACATAATAAGAAGCTAGTCGATGCTGCTAACAGTGCTGGAGTTAAATCTAATATGGAATATGCTATTTTTCAAAATCATGGTTATCAAGGATTATATGGTGGTTTAAATGCTAAAGACATTCATGAAAGGAAACAATTGAAAAAGTCGCAAAAAATATTAGATCATATGGGAAGTACAGAACTCGCTGCAAACTTATTTAGAGCTACTCAAACTGAGGAAAAATTGAAAAGAGATAAAGTAAAAGGTAAGCATAATGCTAATAAAACTCACTTTGAAGTAGGTAAGAAGGTTAGAGATACTATTGAAGAACTCGGAGGAACAATGCCGGAAGATCTTCCTGTTTTAGAAGATATAAAGAAAGTTGAAAAGAAGCATAAAAAACTAACAAGAAATACGTAA
- a CDS encoding ImmA/IrrE family metallo-endopeptidase, with product MEIKTIVNRLVEKYQTKDPFVLASCLNISTNLWPLHENIQGLYQNFKRNKFIFINDNLLYEQQKIVLAHEIGHAVLHKGLNVCFLEANTFFIKNKFETEANRFAVELLITDEMIYRFEGYTVEQIATAMEIDVNMLKLKL from the coding sequence ATGGAGATTAAAACTATAGTTAATAGGCTAGTAGAAAAATACCAAACTAAAGATCCTTTTGTATTGGCTTCCTGCCTCAATATATCCACTAATCTATGGCCACTACATGAAAATATACAAGGTCTTTATCAAAACTTTAAAAGAAACAAATTCATTTTCATCAATGACAACTTGTTATACGAGCAGCAGAAGATAGTATTAGCACATGAAATTGGACATGCGGTTCTACATAAAGGGCTAAATGTATGTTTTTTAGAAGCTAATACTTTTTTTATAAAAAACAAATTTGAGACAGAAGCCAATAGGTTTGCGGTAGAATTATTAATTACTGATGAAATGATTTATAGGTTTGAAGGCTATACCGTGGAGCAAATAGCAACTGCTATGGAAATAGATGTAAATATGTTAAAATTAAAGTTATAA
- a CDS encoding helix-turn-helix domain-containing protein has product MKLPSILKELRAEKGLTQDELSNKLSINRATYAHYETGRRQPDAETLQLLADCFSVSVDYLLGRTDVKNPDKFKSNYQHSKEDLEKLNVLTSKDEKEIEKKISEIKESLTKQDGLMLSGEPASEEALESILDALEYGMRQAKRINKKYTPKKYRKEDKE; this is encoded by the coding sequence ATGAAATTACCAAGTATATTAAAAGAATTAAGAGCAGAAAAAGGGCTCACTCAGGATGAACTTAGTAATAAGCTTAGTATTAACAGAGCTACGTATGCTCATTATGAAACTGGTAGAAGACAACCTGATGCAGAAACATTGCAATTGCTAGCTGATTGTTTTTCAGTTTCTGTGGATTATCTTCTTGGTAGAACCGATGTAAAAAATCCAGACAAGTTTAAATCTAATTATCAACATAGCAAAGAAGATTTAGAAAAATTAAATGTTCTCACATCTAAAGACGAAAAGGAGATAGAGAAAAAAATAAGCGAGATAAAAGAATCATTGACTAAACAAGATGGGTTAATGTTATCCGGAGAGCCTGCATCCGAAGAAGCATTGGAAAGTATACTGGATGCTCTAGAATATGGTATGAGACAAGCAAAACGAATCAATAAGAAGTACACCCCAAAGAAGTACCGCAAAGAAGATAAAGAATAA
- a CDS encoding helix-turn-helix transcriptional regulator: MRSKMTLKELRKKKKETQEMTAKGIGINRAVYSHYENGIRTPNVIVAKRIAEYFKVKIEDIFFISNDTISHKGKLA; the protein is encoded by the coding sequence ATGAGAAGTAAGATGACATTAAAAGAATTGAGAAAAAAGAAAAAAGAGACTCAAGAAATGACAGCTAAAGGTATAGGAATTAATAGAGCTGTTTATTCTCATTATGAAAATGGAATTAGAACGCCAAATGTTATTGTAGCAAAACGTATCGCAGAATATTTTAAGGTCAAAATAGAGGATATTTTTTTTATATCAAATGATACAATAAGCCACAAAGGGAAACTAGCCTAA
- a CDS encoding BC1881 family protein produces MFIKKTSSLSNFSSEELMKELATRKNSSILKMNSNQQFQVKNGQKRIKEKGPAIVLVIREGA; encoded by the coding sequence ATGTTTATTAAAAAGACAAGCAGTTTAAGTAATTTTAGCTCAGAGGAATTAATGAAGGAGCTAGCTACTAGAAAAAATAGCAGTATCTTGAAGATGAACTCTAATCAGCAGTTTCAGGTGAAAAATGGTCAGAAGAGAATTAAGGAAAAAGGACCTGCTATTGTACTGGTTATTAGAGAGGGGGCATAG
- a CDS encoding helix-turn-helix domain-containing protein: MYRNARNSSGKSRAKAAEELYISERTLAKIESGEVTPAPEIAERMNEVYEVRHLSMWYCKEECPIGQKYCYEILDNVDLSPMAIFAKYRQEAKEAHEALDQLTELMLNKKDKNDCSQTELDEIRRCGHELLDLEHVIETFKLRLWDFLDVQQLIYEHNEKCQERGYVKKENNRTAATVSAI; this comes from the coding sequence ATGTATAGAAATGCAAGAAATAGCTCCGGCAAATCAAGAGCAAAGGCAGCAGAAGAGCTTTACATATCCGAGAGGACATTAGCAAAAATCGAAAGTGGTGAAGTCACACCTGCTCCAGAAATAGCAGAAAGAATGAATGAAGTCTATGAAGTACGGCATCTTAGTATGTGGTATTGCAAAGAAGAATGTCCAATAGGGCAAAAATACTGCTATGAAATCTTAGATAATGTAGATTTATCTCCTATGGCTATTTTTGCAAAATATAGGCAAGAGGCCAAAGAAGCTCACGAAGCATTAGACCAATTAACAGAATTAATGTTAAATAAAAAAGATAAGAATGATTGTAGTCAAACAGAGCTAGATGAAATCCGTCGTTGTGGCCATGAGCTGCTTGATCTAGAGCATGTAATAGAAACATTTAAATTGAGGTTGTGGGATTTTCTTGATGTGCAACAACTAATCTATGAGCACAATGAGAAGTGCCAAGAAAGAGGATACGTCAAAAAAGAAAATAACCGTACAGCTGCAACTGTATCGGCTATCTAG
- a CDS encoding replicative DNA helicase, translated as MQLPHSAEAEQAVLGAFLLDKNTWFGIQKLKNEDFYIDIHQIIFQAMKNLHEKDQPIDYIQVFEETKNIKPIDLVYLNETLSMVATTINIEYYIKILKEKAVRRQLIQECKSALNRALKTEEDPTSIKSNLAQTLDNISFEESQVSDRLQDIFSKLYDELETYDPKEAEKYYTGLPDLDRLMAGLHQEEVTVVAARPATGKTAFALQIAMHIAAKKLKVLLISREMSQKQMAKRILAAKCAIDSMRLRNRKLEDEDWSRIAKGMGLLSNLSLFINTTAKSIPEIKAKVRETKADVLIIDYLQLLEPSSKNANREQQVSELSREIKNISLDYKIPVVLLSQLNRAADGRRPSLADLRESGAIEQDANNVIFLHLPNRNEIEAAVKDKDSIVTDNLIEQIKKRQNKLVEVILAKQRDGNTGDFYMEYVPSKLTFKSYTRR; from the coding sequence ATGCAGTTACCACATAGCGCAGAAGCGGAGCAAGCTGTTCTAGGGGCATTTTTGCTAGATAAGAATACGTGGTTTGGGATTCAAAAGTTGAAAAATGAAGATTTTTATATAGATATACATCAGATAATTTTTCAAGCCATGAAAAATTTACATGAGAAGGATCAGCCTATTGATTACATCCAAGTCTTTGAAGAGACAAAAAACATCAAGCCTATAGACTTGGTATATTTAAACGAAACACTTTCAATGGTAGCGACTACGATCAATATAGAATACTACATAAAAATTTTGAAGGAAAAGGCAGTAAGGAGGCAGTTGATTCAAGAATGTAAATCTGCTCTTAATAGGGCATTAAAAACAGAGGAGGACCCAACCAGTATAAAATCCAATTTAGCTCAAACTTTAGATAATATTAGTTTTGAAGAATCACAAGTATCGGATAGGCTCCAAGATATATTTTCTAAGCTTTATGATGAATTGGAGACTTATGATCCTAAGGAAGCAGAAAAATATTATACTGGGTTACCTGATTTGGACAGATTAATGGCAGGGTTACATCAGGAAGAGGTTACAGTAGTAGCAGCAAGACCAGCTACTGGTAAAACAGCTTTTGCATTGCAGATAGCAATGCATATAGCTGCTAAAAAATTAAAAGTCTTACTCATATCTAGGGAAATGAGTCAAAAGCAGATGGCTAAACGAATACTTGCTGCAAAATGCGCCATCGATAGCATGAGATTGAGAAACAGAAAATTGGAAGATGAAGATTGGAGTAGGATAGCTAAAGGGATGGGGTTATTATCAAACTTATCACTATTTATAAACACTACAGCCAAATCTATCCCAGAAATAAAAGCCAAGGTTAGGGAAACTAAAGCTGACGTTTTGATTATAGATTACTTGCAATTGTTAGAGCCAAGTAGCAAAAATGCCAATAGAGAACAGCAAGTATCTGAGTTAAGCAGGGAGATAAAAAATATATCCCTTGACTACAAGATACCAGTAGTATTACTAAGTCAGCTAAACAGAGCTGCAGATGGAAGAAGACCTTCATTAGCAGATCTGAGGGAATCAGGAGCCATTGAACAGGATGCAAACAATGTAATATTTCTTCATCTGCCTAACCGCAACGAAATTGAAGCTGCAGTCAAGGATAAAGACAGCATCGTTACAGACAATCTGATAGAGCAGATAAAAAAGAGACAAAACAAACTGGTAGAAGTTATTTTGGCAAAACAAAGGGATGGAAACACTGGAGATTTTTATATGGAGTATGTACCTTCAAAGCTTACTTTCAAAAGCTATACAAGGAGGTAG
- a CDS encoding dUTP diphosphatase, protein MDLDKLYAMQKELDRHIIQEKGLEGQDLLTNSVLALQVEIGELANELPEFFKHWSNKKNNYDNALKEYVDCLHFFLSIANQLGLEDGDLFTHDDDLIGTTARIFTELLHHVGKIELSETRNLKVSNYKAAFFIFANLGVDRLGLDWQEICKAYVKKNIINHQRQIEGY, encoded by the coding sequence ATGGATTTAGATAAATTATATGCAATGCAAAAGGAATTAGACAGACACATCATCCAGGAGAAAGGATTAGAGGGACAGGACCTATTAACAAACTCAGTATTGGCATTACAAGTGGAAATAGGTGAGTTAGCAAATGAATTGCCTGAGTTTTTTAAACATTGGAGCAATAAGAAGAACAATTACGACAATGCCCTTAAGGAGTATGTTGATTGTTTGCACTTTTTTCTAAGCATAGCAAATCAGCTAGGATTGGAAGATGGGGATTTATTTACACATGATGATGATCTAATAGGAACAACAGCAAGAATATTTACAGAATTACTGCATCATGTAGGGAAAATTGAACTATCAGAAACAAGAAATTTGAAGGTGTCCAATTATAAGGCTGCATTCTTCATATTTGCAAACTTAGGTGTAGATAGGCTGGGATTAGATTGGCAGGAAATCTGCAAAGCATACGTTAAAAAGAATATAATTAATCATCAAAGGCAGATAGAGGGGTATTAA
- a CDS encoding single-stranded DNA-binding protein, whose amino-acid sequence MNTVVLIGRLARDPELRFTQSGKAVATFSIAVNRPFSKTNEADFFNIVVWGKVAESCANYLAKGRLVGIEGRLQSRSYESQKGEKRYVTEIVANQVEFLEYGKKEKTNNSNESDIELQDFQPVYGEDEGVPF is encoded by the coding sequence TTGAATACAGTTGTATTAATTGGTCGGCTTGCAAGAGATCCGGAACTAAGGTTTACACAAAGTGGGAAAGCTGTAGCAACTTTTAGTATTGCAGTGAATAGACCATTTTCCAAAACAAATGAAGCGGATTTTTTCAACATTGTTGTATGGGGAAAAGTGGCTGAAAGCTGTGCAAACTACTTAGCTAAAGGAAGGTTAGTAGGAATCGAAGGAAGGCTACAATCTAGGTCCTATGAATCTCAAAAAGGTGAGAAAAGATATGTTACAGAAATTGTAGCAAATCAGGTAGAGTTTTTAGAATATGGGAAGAAAGAAAAAACTAACAACTCTAATGAAAGTGATATAGAATTACAAGATTTTCAGCCAGTATATGGTGAGGATGAAGGAGTACCATTCTAA
- a CDS encoding DUF551 domain-containing protein has protein sequence MEMNWIPVSEKLPEKYCDDGILYNHQSVIATLKNGCVCEMWWGGGNENFFILEGMRKKELTENPVVAWMPMPEPFMVYSLGYWDANDGKGYREHILTQKDFEDRGVCEYLGNHYVESEMDEYIEKFGENLDLD, from the coding sequence ATGGAAATGAATTGGATACCAGTAAGTGAAAAGCTACCGGAAAAGTATTGTGATGATGGAATACTTTACAATCACCAAAGTGTAATAGCAACCTTAAAAAACGGATGCGTTTGTGAAATGTGGTGGGGCGGGGGAAATGAGAACTTTTTTATTCTGGAAGGAATGAGAAAAAAAGAATTAACTGAAAATCCAGTAGTGGCGTGGATGCCTATGCCCGAACCATTCATGGTATATTCGTTAGGATATTGGGATGCAAATGATGGCAAAGGATATAGAGAACATATTCTTACACAAAAAGACTTTGAAGATAGAGGGGTTTGTGAATATTTAGGAAATCATTATGTTGAAAGTGAAATGGATGAATACATTGAGAAATTTGGAGAGAATTTAGACTTAGATTAG
- a CDS encoding sigma factor-like helix-turn-helix DNA-binding protein, with the protein MGAAKKREVNIEQVIKKTAQETVKELEKARLLKSDGSTLFQKTEKLLYNYPNLKEAVKQKEKDIEYLQKYGPQNRSKSIVFYTTGGTGKREEEEYAELLEAYKAAKERTERLIHKIERAIKSVENDEYYKIIELRYFTDEKLDNSEIGIRLNISERTVRRHKNKFINKIQVLLFGADALD; encoded by the coding sequence ATGGGAGCAGCTAAAAAGAGAGAAGTAAATATTGAGCAAGTGATAAAAAAGACTGCACAGGAAACTGTTAAAGAACTAGAAAAGGCAAGATTACTAAAAAGCGATGGAAGTACTCTGTTTCAAAAGACAGAGAAACTTCTATACAATTATCCAAATTTGAAGGAAGCTGTAAAACAAAAGGAAAAGGACATTGAATACCTACAAAAATACGGACCTCAAAATAGGTCAAAGTCAATCGTTTTTTATACTACTGGAGGAACAGGAAAAAGGGAAGAAGAGGAATACGCAGAATTATTAGAAGCCTACAAAGCTGCTAAAGAGAGAACTGAAAGACTAATCCATAAAATTGAGAGAGCTATAAAGAGTGTTGAGAATGATGAGTATTATAAGATTATAGAACTTAGGTACTTTACCGATGAGAAACTTGACAATTCAGAAATAGGAATTAGACTAAACATAAGTGAAAGAACTGTCAGAAGACATAAGAACAAATTTATAAACAAAATACAAGTATTACTATTTGGAGCGGATGCATTAGATTAG
- a CDS encoding tyrosine-type recombinase/integrase, whose amino-acid sequence MVKKKPADPIKNKETALDIQDYLKYKRERDYIFFILGISTGYRAGDLVKLKVRDIKTALNNGYFEILEGKKVNSKNIRKENIKPRIVKVIHNLEILLKKYIKGKKDYEYLFPSRKGKYITVSSISRILKEAGEEFGLKNITAHSLRKTFAYSIYVESKYDLLLVKEMLGHSSTEETKVYLGLDRETYDKYSDSLNNLIRVS is encoded by the coding sequence ATGGTTAAAAAGAAACCTGCTGATCCTATAAAAAACAAAGAAACAGCACTGGATATTCAGGATTATTTGAAGTACAAGAGAGAAAGAGACTATATTTTTTTTATTTTAGGAATATCAACAGGTTATAGAGCTGGAGACCTCGTTAAGCTTAAAGTAAGAGATATTAAAACAGCTTTAAATAATGGCTATTTTGAAATTCTAGAGGGCAAAAAGGTTAACAGTAAAAACATAAGAAAAGAAAACATTAAGCCCAGGATTGTTAAAGTAATTCATAATTTAGAAATTTTACTGAAAAAATATATAAAAGGCAAAAAAGACTATGAATACCTGTTTCCTTCAAGAAAAGGTAAATACATTACTGTTAGCTCGATTAGTAGAATCTTAAAAGAAGCTGGAGAGGAATTTGGTCTAAAAAATATAACAGCTCACTCACTGAGAAAAACATTCGCTTATTCAATTTATGTTGAGAGTAAATATGATCTCCTTCTAGTGAAAGAAATGTTAGGGCATAGCAGCACAGAAGAAACAAAAGTATATTTAGGATTGGATAGAGAAACTTATGATAAGTATAGTGATTCTCTAAACAATTTAATAAGGGTATCATAA
- the terS gene encoding phage terminase small subunit, translating to MGRQRSPNRDAAHELYKNHNGNITSKEIAEILNEKVSNINTWRVKDKWRKSLNKVGAPYNNQNAVGNKGGGAPQENQNARTYGWYSKYYPAKARNLIKEAEEAGETPLEILWAQIMTQWIAIIRAQKIMFVKNKEDKTKELKKLKSESKNLGTKSNPDIVEVYREEEYEIQQAWDKHATFLNAQSKAMGQLTNMLKRYDEMLHANWDTTTEEQKLRVERLRVQIKNDELKAW from the coding sequence ATGGGTAGACAAAGAAGTCCTAACAGAGATGCAGCTCATGAACTTTATAAAAACCATAATGGAAATATAACATCAAAAGAGATAGCAGAAATATTAAATGAAAAAGTATCAAACATAAACACCTGGAGAGTAAAAGACAAATGGAGAAAGTCTCTCAACAAGGTAGGAGCTCCTTACAATAATCAAAATGCAGTAGGAAATAAAGGTGGAGGAGCACCACAAGAGAATCAAAATGCTAGAACATATGGATGGTATTCTAAATATTATCCTGCTAAAGCTAGAAATTTAATTAAAGAAGCGGAAGAAGCAGGCGAAACTCCTTTAGAAATACTTTGGGCTCAGATCATGACACAATGGATTGCTATTATTAGAGCACAAAAGATAATGTTTGTAAAAAATAAAGAAGATAAGACAAAAGAATTAAAAAAGCTCAAATCAGAATCTAAAAATCTGGGCACTAAATCAAATCCTGATATTGTTGAAGTTTATAGAGAAGAAGAATATGAGATTCAACAAGCTTGGGATAAGCATGCTACTTTCTTAAATGCTCAATCAAAAGCAATGGGGCAACTAACAAACATGTTAAAGCGTTACGATGAGATGCTTCATGCTAATTGGGATACAACTACTGAGGAACAAAAACTAAGAGTTGAGAGACTAAGAGTACAAATAAAAAATGATGAATTAAAGGCGTGGTAA
- a CDS encoding HNH endonuclease family protein codes for MAKHAILKSFYASEKWQKFRMAIINERGLKCEYCNEFVIRPAELTLHHSKIELTPENVHDVSISLNPDNVMVVHHDCHNKIHKRFGYKPERGVYIVYGPPLSGKSSYVEEYMARGDLIIDMDRLYAAVSLLPAYDKPDNLLNNVRAMHNALIDNIKTRYGKWNSAWIIGGYADKYKREKLANDLGAELIFCNVSKEECISRLEVDEERKYRKDEWKSYIDKWFERFVE; via the coding sequence ATGGCAAAGCATGCTATATTAAAAAGCTTTTATGCTTCTGAAAAATGGCAGAAGTTCAGAATGGCTATTATTAATGAACGAGGTTTGAAGTGTGAGTATTGTAATGAGTTTGTTATAAGGCCAGCTGAATTAACTTTACATCATAGCAAAATAGAATTAACTCCTGAAAATGTACATGATGTTTCCATATCACTGAACCCAGATAATGTCATGGTTGTTCATCATGATTGCCATAATAAGATCCATAAACGCTTTGGATATAAACCAGAGCGTGGAGTATATATTGTTTATGGGCCACCATTAAGTGGGAAATCATCTTACGTTGAAGAATATATGGCACGTGGAGATTTAATAATTGATATGGATAGGCTTTATGCAGCAGTATCATTACTTCCTGCTTATGATAAACCAGATAATTTATTAAACAATGTTAGGGCAATGCATAATGCATTAATAGATAATATAAAAACTCGCTATGGTAAATGGAACAGTGCATGGATCATTGGCGGTTATGCAGATAAATATAAGCGTGAGAAGTTAGCTAATGATTTAGGTGCTGAACTTATCTTCTGCAATGTGAGTAAGGAAGAATGTATAAGTAGACTAGAAGTAGATGAAGAAAGAAAGTATCGAAAGGACGAATGGAAAAGTTATATCGACAAATGGTTTGAACGATTTGTTGAGTGA